The genomic stretch ttgcatatggacaaatatgtccttaggctttactcatagtattcatggcgaaggttgaatcttcttcgttaaattgttatatggttggaatcgggaaatgctacatgtagtaattctaaaatgtcttgaataatttgatacttggcaattgttgtgctcatgtttaagctcttgcatcatatactttgcacccattaattaagaaacacctagagcttgctaatttgggttgcatatttggtctctctaaagtctagataatatctagtattgagctttgaacaacaaggaagacggtgtagagtcttataatgtttacaatatgttttttatgtgagttttgctgcaccgttcgttcttgtgtttgtttcaaataaccttgctagcctaaaccttgtatcgagagggaatacttctcatgcatccaaaatccttgagccaaccactatgccatttgtgtccaccatacctacctactacatggtatttctccgccattccaaagtaaattgcttgagtgctacctttaaaatttcatcattcgcctttacaatatatagctcatgggacaaatagcttaaaaattattgtggtattgaatatgtaattatgcactttatctcttattaagttgcttgttgtgcgataaccatgtttctggagacgccatcaactattctttgttgaatatcatgtgagttgctatgcatgtccgtcttgtctgaagtaagagagatctaccaccttaatggttggagcatgcatattgttagagaagaacattgggccgctaacgaaagccatgattcatggtggaagttttagttttggacatatatcctcaatctcatatgagaacactaattgttgccacatgcttatgcattaaagaggagtccattatctgttgtccatgttgtcccggtatggatgtctaagttgagaataatcaaaagcgagaaatccaaaatgcgagctttctccttagacctttgtacatgcggcatggaggtaccccattgtgacacttggttaaaacatgtgtattgcgatgatccggtagtccaagctaattaggacaaggtgcgggcactattagtatactatgcatgaggcttgcaacttgtaagatataatttacataactcatatgctttattactaccgttgagaaaattgtttcatgttttcaaaataaaagctctagcacaaatatagcaatcgatgctttcctctttgaaggaccattcttttttttatgttgagtcagttcacctatttctctccacctcaagaagcaaacacttgtgtgaactgtgcattgattcctacatacttgcatattgcacttgttatattactctatgttgacaattatccatgagatatacatgttacaagttgaaagcaaccgctgaaacttaatcttcctttgtgttgcttcaatacctttactttgatttattgctttatgagttaactcttatgcaagacttattgatgcttttctttaagtactattcatgaaaagtctttgctttatgatttatttgtttactcatgtcattaccattgttttgatcgctgcattcattacatatgtttacaaatagtatgatcaaggttatgatggcatgtcactccagaaattatctttgttatcgtttactcgctcgggacgagcaaaactaagcttggggatgctgatacgtctccgacgtatcgataatttcttatgttccatgctacattattgatgatatctacatgttttatacacattatatgtcgtatttatgcattttccggcactaacctattaacgagatgccgaagagccggttgttgttttctcgctgtttttggtttcgaaatcctagtaaagaaatattctcggaattggacgaaatcaacgcccagggtcctattttgccacgaagcttccagaagaccgagggggaaaggaagtggggccacgaggcgccgccacactagggcggcgcggcctaggtcttggccgcgccaccctggcgtgtggggccctcgtgtggccccccgcgttgcccttccgcctacttaaagcctccgtcgcgaaacccccagtaccgagagccacgatacggaaaaccttaccgagacgccgccgccgccaatcccatctcgggggattctggagatctcctccggcaccctgccggagagggtattcatctcccggaggactcttcatcgccatgatcgcctccggagtgatgagtgagtagttcacccctggactatgggtccatagcagtagctagatggttgtcttctcctcattgtgcttcattgttggatcttgtgagctgcctaacatgatcaagatcatctatctgtaatactatatgttgtgtttgtcgggatccgatggatagagaatactatgttatgttaattatcaagttattacctatgtgttgtttatgatcttgcatgctctccgttattagtagaggctcggccaagtttttgctcttaactccaagagggagtatttatgctcgatagtgggttcatgcctccattaaatgctgggacggtgacggaaagttctaaggttgtggatgtgcttgttgccactagggataaaacattgatgctatgtctaaggatgtagttattgattacattacgcaccatacttaatgcaattgtccgttgttttgcaacttaatacttggaaggggttcggatgataacccgaaggtggactttttaggcatagatgcatgctggatagcggtctatgtactttgtcgtaatgcccaattaaatctcactatatttatcatatcatgtatgtgcattgttatgccctctctatttgtcaattgcccgactgtaatttgttcacccaacatgcttttatcttatgggagagacacctctagtgaactgtggaccccggtcctattctttacatcgcatacaatctactgcaattgttctttactgttttctcgcaaacaatcatcttccacacaatacggttaatcctttgttacagcaagccggtgagattgacaacctcactgtttcgttggggcaaagtagtttggttgtgttgtgcaggttccacgttggcgccggaatccctggtgttgcgccgcattacattccgccaccatcaaccttcaacgtgcttcttggctcctcctggttcgataaaccttggtttctttcagaggaaaaacttgctactgtctgcatcataccttcctcttgaggttcccaacggacgtgtgtcaactgcacgcatcagtgtgCTAGAACAAACATGCTAACCAATGAACCCAAACCAAAAAAACATATAAAAGCCTAATTAAACACCCTTTCAGACAGTCTGAAACCATCTATAGTTCTTAACTCCTCAACTTCAGACAGTGGCATCGCTTTCTAATTCAACTATTTTCTGTACTTGGACGAGACATTTTGATTAATTCAGCTCCTACACGGAATCAGAACGTTGCTGGTTGGTAGGCCACTGAAGTGAACTTACATAGTAATTTAAATTACCCTCCATGGTTGGTAAAGAACTAAGGTACTCGACACTATGTGTACAAAGCTATGTACATCCTCCAGTCTATAAGTAACCCCATTTTCGAATGCAGCATATTCAACACTCAAGCTCATAAAACTAGACCTACATACATCAGTTTTGAAGAGAACAATGTGGTGAGGGGAGTTACGATCGATGATGGCTCTGAGCATAATCTGTAGCTGCATCACAAGATATCCTAAGAATGGGATACATCGAGAATTTCAGAGTAGAAAACAAGCGACAGGGAAGGATGCTATTTTGCGTGAAGTTGTTCTACATAATTACATTAGACTCTATAGTAGTTGCTGATACTGGTACTCCGGGCCAAGGAACTACTCTTTGACGAGTCTAAGTTGATTGTACGTTATTCTACAGTTGTAAAAGAAGATGACCTCGCGCATAGATTTCCTTCACTGTTGGGAGAAGTGAATCGGCACACCAATTCCGGGGTTCATGTCTGCTCCTGCATAAGTCtgctattttgttttgcttattatttctttcttttctttttctagaaATGATAGAATCACACGGCTTCTTTGTCCGAAGGCATATCCTAGTTACCGTGAAGAATGCACACTTCAACTTATGTCCCTATTTCATTACGTATATGAAAATATATGTGCCGACAACATTATGCCTCACTAAAGCTTGCCATGTATTTTTCCTCTTATTGCATTTGAAAATAACGAAAAAAAAGCCTATAATAACAAAAAGTAAACCTGCTAAAAAGACAAGACGCAAATTTGGACAAAGAAAATGGAAGTTGCGGAAAATAGAAAAATCTAATCTAGACAGCAAATACCAGAGGCAACAGAGCaagctctaagagcatcttcagccgttgGGGCTTCCCAGGCCGAAatacggcgctatttagcgctggatggatataatttttttttttgcatgggcaGCCCATTTTTCCAGCGGCGAGTTCGGGATGGATGAAATTTTTTTATAAATAACGGCGAATTCGGACAAAACAAGAcgaaattcgttcaaacataagcggaatttaaagatatttaacatatGTAGGCGAGTTCATACATATATAGGCTTTGAATTCGGCCAGATAGAAACATAAACTAAAACTAACAACGGcctactacatgccgaaatggtggTAGAAGGCAGTGTGGTCAtcaccgccgtcgtcgtcgctcgagttcccggcgtcctcgggcggcggcgccgccggtggcATCCCCAGGGGGGGAGTTGCCGGCCTCAatgtgcgcgagcacatgggCGAGCGTGTGGCCCGGCGCACCCcacacgcggcggcggccggcggcgttgttacgcgctggaggagggggaggaccgtcgtacgatgcgagttcccgttcgtgccggagacggaagaactcgttccaggcgtcgtagttgtcggcgtggtaccgctcctccgcgcgctgctccTCGGTGAGAGTGACCCGCACAGCGTCGATAGCGGCGTCAAGCTCGTCGCCTCCCACCGgaagcggcgggatcgggacTCCCCCCGCGCTCAGGCACCATCATCCGGGCACGCGGAAGTCCGGCAGCGCCGGGTAGCTCGCCATGTGCAGGAGTCCCGCCTCCCACTTGTGTGGGAACGACGGCCGAACCCGTTGTTCGCCGCGCCGTGGCCCGCCATTGCTCGCTGGTGGAGGCGGATTGGGGAGAGAAGACAGGGCTAGGGAGAGGAGGGAGACAGCGGTGCTGAATGCGGCCAAATGCGGTaggttccgcgataaatagagtGAGCCGCGCGTGAATTGGAGGCGACGCCttgtggaagctacgcgtccggcgaagtCTGACCGACGGCAGGCTTTtgaagcgcgcggaagacgattggCCTCTGTcaccgacaagtcggggccaccatccgcgcgggaagttttctcaatgtttcccgcgctttcgtttcgtccggagtcctcgAGCGCTCCCCGAGGAGCTGGTGATGACATGGGCTTGCCGgacggatgaaagcccaaatccgggcgaaaacgaggTTCCGGCGGCGCGACTgtgccgttttcgtccatccggatgaaaaaaggaTCCTGGGGACCTTCCCGggaagacggctggagatgctctaagcttgtAACATGTGGCACAGAGGAGTGTGCCGTCCTAGGGAGGAAGGGGTTCCTTTCTCCTAGTTTGCCCTACTATTTGTGAAAGGGCTTCTTTCATTCTGTTGTTTTGTTGTGTCATGTCAGGTGTGCTAGAACCAACCATACTATCCAATGAGCCCAACCCAAACAAATGCATCAAATCCCAGCTAAGTATTCTTTATATAGTCCAACAACATTTAGTTCTCAAGTGCAGACCAGCATCGGCATGAAACTTTGAcaccatttaaatcatttcccttTTTGTGAATTTCATCGCCATCTAATTCAAATCTTCTTTACTCGGGGGATTTCTCATAATCTTCTTTATTCGGGGTTATTTTCTCAATCTTTTTGAACCTTTTGGTTAATTACTAATTCAACTCATACTTAGAGTCTGAACATTGGTAGGACATTGAAGTGAATTCTCATAATAATACCGCCATGGTTGGTAAAGCATCAAAATATGCAACATAGACCTTCTTAGCTGCAAAACTTAGGTtttcttgtgtgtgtgtgtgtggggagggggggagggagggggggggggacttAGGAGCAAATAAGGTGCAACTTAAGAACTTCTTTGTCAACAATTTAGGAGCTACTTTGTACACAACTTAACAGTAAGCGGCGAACACCTTAGTAGCTACTTTGTGTACAACTTATCAGTAAGCGGCCAGCACCTTACTAGCTACTTTGTATACAATTTAACAGTAAACACTGACCAACTTAACAGAAACTAAAATACAGATAACTTGACCTAAAAAAGAAAGTATGAAACCTAGACAACTTGTTTTCTTTAGCAAAGTAACATGTATGAAAAACTCTCAAAACTCAATTAAAGTGTCGTGCGATCTTAGTTAGATGAGTTGAGCAACTAAATCATTTACACGATTGTCTATACAGAAAAGTAAAAAATGCCTAGCACATGCATGTATAGAGAAACTGTGATTAAAAATTAACTTTACTAAggatcaataagcaacttaataaaagtggccaagcaacttaataaaaatgTCAGAACCAACTTATTAAGTCGAATGATTTGCATCGTAAATCGGAAAGAATAACCCTAGTCCATGGATATGCAAAAAACAACTTAATAAATGGACAATATACAACCTAAGGGAATAGGAGAAACAACTTACTGTGTTTGCGTAAGTTTATACACCAAGTTGCCTAATGAAGCAACTTAGTTGGACTGGTACCTGCAACTTGGTGGACTGCTAGCTGCAACTTAGAAGAAAATGTAATACAATCGCATGCAACACCAACGATCAGCTTTGCAGCAATGGTTTTCCAACAATGACGCCAACGTGCGAGGATAGATGCTGAGAGAGTTGGTCGTGTCCAGAACTTAGGATAAACAACTGACGGAGAGTGATGTGGCCCTTTTTTATGAAACACATACACAGACGCTCACAGACATGTACATACACTCACCTATATAAAATTATGAACACATTGAGTTTAAAAATAGATGCACCAGGTCTTGAGATTGTCGAAGTCACTATAGACCGCCGTTGTTACcatgttcagatctagttcacatCCATGTTATCTTTACCGACACACATCCTACCCATCAGTTCTTTTTTTTACGAAACACAAACACAGATGGTCACAAATACGTACATGCACTCACCTATGTGAACACAAACTGAATCTAAGAAATAAATCCGATAGATCTTAAGATTGATGAAGTTATCACAGACGATACTGTGGCCATGTTCAGATTTAGTTCACATCCATCTCATCTCTAAACTTGTTTAGTCTATCTATTTCGAATTCGCAATTCCAAAACGCCCGATAGGAATCGTATAATTCACACGAACAGAACTAAAGCAGCATTGACCTCTTCCCCAAGACAAGAAAACCCTTCCTCCGCCCTCCCAAAAGCCGCCCCCTTCCCAAAGAAAAAGCACCACaacgcgccgccgccttctccgatCTCTTCCCCCTCCGATCCCCACAGGTAAAATCCATTCCTTTTCCAAGCCCCCGCCCCCGAACCCACGCCGGCGATCTCACCTCACTACATTGCCTCGATCTATTATTGCCTGCAGGAGCCGTCGCGGCCGAGGAAGAAGCAGCAGCAGATCCATGGCGGCGCTGGGATCGAAGCTGGCGCAGCTGCAGGGCAAGGCCTGCGAGGCGACCAGGTTCGTGGCCAAGCACGGCTGCGCCTACTCCAAGAACCTCCTCGAGAAGAACAAGCAGTACGTCGTCGAGCCCCCCACCGTCGAGAAGTGCCAGGAGCTCTCCAAGCAGCTCTTCTACACCCGGCTCGCCAGGTGCGACCCCCCTCTTCCTCTTTCTCGCACTCTCTGTTCCGTCGATCTCGTGGTCCCGTATCTGGGTGTCCCTGCGATGCAGTTTCTTCGTGATTCGGTTTTTGTCAAACCTATAGTTTTTGTGAAACTGTCATTCGTGATGTTATTATATGTCAAAGAGACTCTGTCCTAGGTCAGGGTATTGCTTGGGTTGTGTGAATCTGTTCAATGTATGTCCTATTGACCTTGATTCATCTAGTTTAGGTCTGAATGGTGCACTGATCTGTAAAAAAGTATCACTTTTTATTCTGAAAAGTACTGTTTGATATTCTAAACATGGCAAAGTCTTTATTGACTTGTGGCTTATTATTCACGGATAAACTAATTGTACATTACCTTACATGGAGTTGCCTGACTGAACTTTTCATCGCCAGTGAAGTATGAAATTACAATATAAAGATCTGGGGTTGATGTGGGAGTGTTCTATACAAGATTGAAAATCTTGGTTTAGTTTGTTTTTGAGCAATAGGCAGGGTTCTCGTAGCTAGAGAGATTGATAATGACTAGTAATCTATGTATTTATGATTCCACCGTGGGCTCCAATGGTCTTTCTTGTGGTTGTAAGTTTGGACTGATGATGCTTGAGTGCTTAGATTGGAAAGTGGAAGATGAATTGTAGGTTTTCATATAGTCATGTGGGTTGGAGGTCAAGTTGATGTCAGAAACATTTTGGATGTAGGTTTGGTTTCACTAGCTAGACTATGTGAGAAACACTGTTTCTGTTTGTCAGTTATGTCTTTAATTTTCCTTTTTACTCTTTTAAGATTTCATAGTGTAATACAAGGCTCTGTAATAATGAATTCCATTTAGTACCATTGTAAGCAATGTCTTAGTTTGGTATTATGTTTTGTTCATGATACTACAGTATAATACTGTTGTATGTGATGGGGTAATTGCTATTCTGACTTCTTGCAACCGCTATACTCTTCTCTAGATCTGTACATTCAAATTCCTGAACTGTGCTCTAGAACTGCATAATCAGCATCTGTTGTTTGgtacttgcaactaaaaaaagtCCTCAAAAGACAGTTACTCGTTGCATTTATGGGACTGCATAATTTCACATCTACATGTTTACATACTTCCTCCATTTTTATATGTAAGGCCACAAACCCACATTTCAGGTAGTACCAAGAAAACACAACCAACTAATAAATGGCATGGTTAATTATGTGGGAGTGGTCTCATGTTCCTGGTTAATTAAGCGTATTACATGTGGTGCATCTTTCTCTATGGTTGCATGCAACTTTCACATTAATAAGCATCATCCTAGGAGGTAGAAATGCAATCAATTTAGCCTTGACTAGTGCCAGTGGCCTTACATATTAGCAAAATGTATTTTTGATAGTGGCCTTTACATATAAAAACGGAGGTCAAGTTGATGTCAGAAACATTTTGGGTGTAGTTTTGGTTTAACCAGCTAGACCATGTGAAAAACACTAAACACTATTAATGATTGTCGGTTATGTCTTCAATTCTCATTTTTTACTCTGTTCAGATTTCATAGTGTAATAGAAGGCTCTAATTATAATTTATaacttcaatttttctatcattgtGAATGTGAACAATGTCTTAGTTTGTTAATTatgttttgtttgcattctgacTTCTTGCAACCGCTATACTCTTATCTTAATCTCTGCATTCAAATTACTGCATAATCAGCATCTGTTGTTTGATATGTGCAGTTCAAAAAATCCTCCAAAAGACAGTGACTGATTTGTAAAGATTATCAGTTTATCATTTTATATTCTGAAAAGTACTATTGATATTCTAAACGTGGAAAAGTCTGTATTCACTTGTGGTTTATTCACGAATAAACTAATTGTACATTACCTTACCTGGAGTGGTCTGACTGAACTTTTCATCGCAAGTAAAGTATGGAACCAATGTTCTCTACAAGATTGAAAATATGGTTTAATTTGTTGGAGTAATAGACATGGTTCCAGTAGCTGGAGAGATCGATAATGACTAGCAATCTATGTACTCGTATTTATTATTACACCGCGGGCTCCAATGGTCTTTCTTGTGGTTGTAAGCTCAGACTGATGATGCTTGAGTTGTTAGATTGGAAAGTGGAAGATGAATTGTAGGTTTTCATATAGTCATGTGGGTTGGACTTAGAGGTCAAGTTGATGCCAGAAACATTTGGATGTAAGTTTGGTTTAACTAGCTAGACCATGTGAGAAACACTATTACTGATTTTCGGTTATGTCTTCTCATTCTTACTCTGTTCGGATTTCATAGCATAAAAGAAGGCTCTCTAATTATGACTTCAGTTGATCTAGTACTGTAAACAATGTCTTTGTTTGGTGTAATTCTGTTTTGTTCATGATACTAGGGTATACTGTTATGTATGATGGGGGAATTGCATTCTGACTTCTTGCAACCGCTATATTCTTGTCTAAATCTCTGCATTCAAATTTCCTGAACTGCATGATTTCACATCTACATGTTTTACATAATGAGCTGCAACCTGAGCCTTCAACTGTATCTGCTTACTGACACATTTTGTTTTGTTGCAGCCTTCCTGGCCGCTACGAATCATTCTGGAAGGAGACGAGCCAAGTGAAGCAGCTGTGGAAGAACAGGAATGACCTGAACGTGGAGCACGCGGGCATCGCCGCGCTGTTTGGCCTCGAGTTGTACGGGTGGTTCTGCCTTGGTGAGATCGCCGGCCGGGGATTCACCTTCACGGGCTACCAAGTCTGAGCGCCTGGATTTCAGTCCACGTTCGTCGACTAAGAGTTGGAGACTGTTAGCCAATCGGTTTTTTTGTGATCTGATGAGGAAGTTCattgttcaggagtattattcttGCTGCTGGTGAATTACATATACATCTCAGTAAATTCGATGATGTGGCACAATAATTTGTCGAAATACTTAGTTAAAAGACCTTGATGGGATGACATAATCTGCGAATTGCGATGCCATGATTGCCTGTTTTATGTATGGGTGGAATGTATTGAATCTTTGCATAAGGAAAACAGGGCATCGGTGCTGCTAGAGTTCCTCTCTTCTTAACTTTTGATTTGATTCTCTTGTCATGCAGCTTGCCATTATAGATCGTTGTTCtctcaataaataaataaataaataaataaatatggaTCGTTGTTGCCACTGAGAGAAAAATCGTCGCAATGTTTCTCGCCGTGAGCCCATCCGCCGTGCCTCCAATCCACCGGCGTCGTCCCACACTGCACCCGCCGCTGTAGTAACCGCGCATGCGGCCGGCATCGACGACACAGTTCGTCGGCGACGGCAAGTCAAATCGCTAATACGGAGTATAATTCCCCTTGCACGCGGACCCGCAATTCCAACAGCCACGGCGAACTGGGAGATAGCTCGCAGCTCCCCGTCCGGCGGCTGCTTTGGCGACCGTGTCCTGCGTGCCTGGCGTCGTCATGTACGCGGCGGCcgctcgccgcctcctcctgtACACCcgcgctcgcgccgccgcacGAGTGCCCCCGGTAGCCGTGcgggcgccctcctcctcctgctactactccgcgacggcgccgtccaagtcgccgccgccgccgccgcggttccCGACGCCCAAGGAGATCCGCAGGGGGCTCGACCAATTCGTCGTCGGCCAAGACAAAGCCAAAAAGGTTAGCCCAATATCGATCAACCTCCCTGACATCTTGCCGTCCCCGAATCCGGCTGGTGCTGACGCTCTGCCACCTGCTCGTGCACAAGTAGCAAAGAACCATGTCGCGCTTAGTTGCAGAACCAGCAGGGT from Lolium rigidum isolate FL_2022 chromosome 4, APGP_CSIRO_Lrig_0.1, whole genome shotgun sequence encodes the following:
- the LOC124706872 gene encoding uncharacterized protein LOC124706872; protein product: MAALGSKLAQLQGKACEATRFVAKHGCAYSKNLLEKNKQYVVEPPTVEKCQELSKQLFYTRLASLPGRYESFWKETSQVKQLWKNRNDLNVEHAGIAALFGLELYGWFCLGEIAGRGFTFTGYQV